In Oryza sativa Japonica Group chromosome 3, ASM3414082v1, one DNA window encodes the following:
- the LOC4332923 gene encoding peroxidase 2: protein MAASGMKLAVAVACALALASACHGLQLGYYKQSCPRVEAIVRDEVKKFVYKDAGIGAGLIRLVFHDCFVEGCDGSVLLDPTPANPKPEKLSPPNMPSLRGFEVIDAAKDAVEKVCPGVVSCADIVAFAARDAAYFLSRFRVKINVPGGRLDGRRSLDSDALNNLPPPNFNVNQLIGAFAAKGLDAEDMVVLSGAHTVGRSHCSSFVSDRVAAPSDINGGFANFLKQRCPANPTSSNDPTVNQDAVTPNAFDNQYYKNVVAHKVLFASDAALLTSPATAKMVSDNANIPGWWEDKFAKAFVKMASVGVKTGYPGEIRRHCRVVN from the exons ATGGCAGCATCGGGCATGAAGCTcgccgtggcggtggcgtgCGCGCTGGCGCTCGCGTCGGCGTGCCACGGCCTGCAGCTGGGCTACTACAAGCAGTCGTGCCCCCGCGTGGAGGCCATCGTGAGGGACGAGGTGAAGAAGTTCGTCTACAAGGACGCCGGCATCGGCGCCGGACTCATCCGCCTCgtcttccacgactgcttcgtcgaG GGATGTGATGGCTCGGTGCTCCTGGACCCAACTCCGGCGAACCCGAAGCCGGAGAAGCTCAGCCCGCCCAACATGCCCAGCCTCCGCGGCTTCGAGGTGATCGACGCCGCCAAGGACGCCGTCGAGAAGGTCTGCCCCGGCGTGGTCTCGTGCGCCGACatcgtcgccttcgccgcccgcgACGCCGCCTACTTCCTCAGCAGATTCAGGGTCAAGATCAACGTCCCAGGTGGACGCCTCGATGGCCGCCGCTCCCTCGACTCCGACGCCCTCAACAACCTGCCGCCGCCCAACTTCAACGTGAACCAGCTCATCGGCGCGTTCGCCGCCAAGGGCCTCGACGCCGAGGACATGGTGGTGCTCTCCGGCGCCCACACCGTCGGCCGCTCCCACTGCTCCTCCTTCGTCTCGGACCGCGTCGCCGCGCCCTCCGACATCAACGGCGGCTTCGCCAACTTCCTCAAGCAGAGGTGCCCGGCCAACCCGACCTCCAGCAACGACCCGACGGTGAACCAGGACGCCGTCACGCCCAACGCGTTCGACAACCAGTACTACAAGAACGTGGTGGCGCACAAGGTGCTCTTCGCGTCGGACGCGGCGCTGCtgacgtcgccggcgacggcgaagatgGTGTCGGACAACGCCAACATCCCGGGGTGGTGGGAGGACAAGTTCGCCAAGGCGTTCGTCAAGATGGCATCCGTCGGTGTCAAGACCGGCTACCCCGGCGAGATCAGGAGGCACTGCAGGGTCGTCAACTAA
- the LOC4332924 gene encoding peroxidase 2-like, with product MAAHTIKLAVAVTCTLLLAAACSGLEVGYYKKSCPRVETIVREEVKKFVYKNAGIGAGLIRLLFHDCFVEGCDGSVLLDPTPANPAPEKLSPPNFPSLRGFEVIDAAKDAVEKACPGVVSCADIVAFAARDAAYFLSRMRVKINMPAGRFDGRHSNSSDALDNLPPPFFNVTELVDIFATKGLDAEDMVVLSGAHTVGRSHCSSFVPDRLAVASDIDGGFAGLLRRRCPANPTTAHDPTVNQDVVTPNAFDNQYYKNVIAHKVLFTSDAALLTSPATAKMVSDNANIPGWWEDRFKKAFVKMAAVDVKNGYQGEIRKNCRVVN from the exons ATGGCTGCACACACAATTAAGCTCGCCGTCGCGGTGACTTGCACGCTGCTCCTTGCAGCCGCGTGCAGTGGCTTGGAGGTTGGCTACTACAAGAAGTCGTGCCCCCGCGTTGAGACCATCGTGAGGGAGGAGGTGAAGAAGTTCGTCTACAAGAACGCCGGCATCGGCGCCGGCCTCATCCGCTTGCTCTTCCATGACTGCTTCGTCGAG GGATGTGATGGCTCGGTGCTCCTGGACCCAACTCCGGCGAACCCAGCCCCGGAGAAGCTGAGCCCGCCCAACTTCCCCAGCCTCCGCGGCTTCGAGGTGATCGACGCCGCCAAGGACGCCGTCGAGAAGGCCTGCCCGGGcgtcgtctcctgcgccgacatcgtcgccttcgccgcccgcgACGCCGCCTACTTCCTCAGCAGGATGAGGGTCAAGATCAACATGCCGGCGGGCCGCTTCGACGGCCGCCACTCCAACTCCTCCGACGCCCTCGACAACCTCCCCCCGCCCTTCTTCAACGTCACCGAGCTCGTCGACATCTTCGCCACCAAGGGCCTCGACGCCGAGGACATGGTGGTGCTCTCCGGCGCCCACACCGTCGGCCGCTCCCACTGCTCCTCCTTCGTCCccgaccgcctcgccgtcgcctccgacaTCGACGGCGGCTTCGCCGGGCTCCTCAGGAGGAGGTGCCCCGCCAACCCGACCACGGCGCACGACCCCACCGTGAACCAGGATGTCGTCACCCCCAACGCGTTCGACAACCAGTACTACAAGAACGTCATTGCCCACAAGGTGCTCTTCACGTCGGACGCGGCGCTGctgacctcgccggcgacggcgaagatgGTGTCGGACAACGCCAACATCCCCGGGTGGTGGGAGGACAGGTTCAAGAAGGCGTTCGTCAAGATGGCCGCCGTCGACGTCAAAAACGGCTACCAGGGCGAGATCAGGAAGAACTGCAGGGTGGTCAACTAA
- the LOC4332925 gene encoding peroxidase 2, with protein sequence MASSPSLPLVTCALLLLLAVACQAHPYWPLELAYYRDKCPQAEAVVKAVVGEAVRQNPGNGAAVIRMLFHDCFVEGCDASILLDPTPFNPTPEKLSAPNNPSMRGFDLIDAIKHAVEAACPGVVSCADIIAFAARDATYFLSGGKVYFDMPSGRRDGTFSNDSGPIDFLPPPTSNLSDLVSSFAVKGLSVEDMVVLSGAHTVGRSHCSSFVPDRLNASVFSDIDGGFAWFLRSQCPLDATPGGNDPTVMLDFVTPNTLDNQYYKNVLDHKVLFTSDAALLTSPETAKMVVDNAVIPGWWEDRFKAAMVKLASIQVKTGYQGQIRKNCRVINY encoded by the exons ATGGCTTCATCACCAAGTCTGCCATTGGTGACGTgtgccctgctgctgctgctggccgtGGCATGCCAGGCTCACCCTTACTGGCCACTGGAGTTGGCGTACTACCGCGACAAGTGCCCCCAGGCCGAGGCCGTCGTCAAGGCCGTCGTCGGGGAGGCCGTCCGCCAGAACCCCGGCAATggcgccgccgtcatccgcATGCTCTTCCACGACTGCTTTGTCGAG GGTTGTGATGCTTCGATCCTCCTGGACCCGACGCCGTTCAACCCGACGCCAGAGAAGCTGAGCGCGCCGAACAACCCGTCCATGCGGGGCTTCGACCTCATCGACGCGATCAAGCACGCCGTGGAGGCGGCGTGCCCGGGCGTCGTCTCGTGCGCCGACATCATCGCCTTCGCGGCGCGCGACGCCACCTACTTCCTCAGCGGCGGGAAGGTCTACTTCGACATGCCGTCGGGCCGCCGCGACGGGACCTTCTCCAACGACTCCGGCCCGATCgacttcctcccgccgccgacgtccaACCTCAGCGACCTCGTCTCCAGCTTCGCCGTCAAGGGCCTCTCCGTGGAGGACATGGTGGTGCTCTCGGGCGCCCACACCGTCGGCCGCTCCCACTGCTCCTCCTTCGTCCCCGACCGCCTCAACGCCTCCGTCTTCTCCGACATCGACGGCGGCTTCGCCTGGTTCCTCAGGTCGCAGTGCCCGCTCGACGCGACGCCCGGCGGCAACGATCCCACGGTGATGCTGGACTTCGTGACGCCCAACACGCTGGACAACCAGTACTACAAGAACGTGCTCGACCACAAGGTGCTCTTCACCTCTGACGCGGCGCTCCTGACGTCGCCGGAGACGGCGAAGATGGTGGTGGACAACGCCGTCATCCCCGGGTGGTGGGAGGACAGGTTCAAGGCGGCCATGGTGAAGTTGGCGAGCATCCAGGTGAAGACCGGGTACCAGGGGCAGATCAGGAAGAACTGCAGGGTCATCAACTACTGA
- the LOC4332926 gene encoding peroxidase 2: protein MGSGNKLAATVVVVTFAVLMAAVTTTCQAAYGPPNPASCGLKVGYYYAKCPHAEEIVKNVVGAAILHNPGVGAGLIRMLFHDCFVEGCDASVLLDPTPANPQPEKLSPPNMPSLRGYEVIDAAKAAVEAACPGVVSCADIVAFAARDASFFLSNSRVAFQMPAGRLDGRYSNASRALDFLPPPKFNLGQLVANFATKGLGMEDMVVLSGAHTVGDSHCSSFVPDRLAVPSDMEPPLAAMLRTQCPAKPSSGNDPTVVQDVVTPNKLDNQYYKNVLAHRVLFTSDASLLASPATAKMVVDNANIPGWWEDRFTKAMVKMASIEVKTGGNGEIRRNCRAVNH, encoded by the exons ATGGGTAGTGGTAATAAGCTCGCTGCCACCGTGGTCGTCGTCACCTTCGCGGTGCTcatggcggcggtgacgacgacgtgCCAAGCAGCTTACGGGCCACCCAACCCTGCTTCGTGCGGGCTCAAGGTCGGTTACTACTACGCCAAGTGCCCGCATGCCGAGGAAATCGTCAAGaacgtcgtcggcgccgccatccTCCACAACCCCGGCGTCGGCGCTGGCCTCATCCGCATGCTCTTCCATGACTGCTTCGTTGAG GGATGTGATGCGTCCGTGCTGCTCGACCCGACGCCGGCGAACCCGCAGCCGGAGAAGCTCAGCCCGCCCAACATGCCCAGCCTCCGCGGTTACGAGGTGATCGACGCCGCCAAGGCGGCCGTCGAGGCGGCCTGCCCGGGcgtcgtctcctgcgccgacatcgTCGCCTTCGCCGCGCGCGACGCCTCCTTCTTCCTCAGCAACAGCAGGGTCGCGTTCCAGATGCCCGCGGGGCGCCTCGACGGGCGCTACTCCAACGCGTCGCGCGCCCTCgacttcctcccgccgcccaaGTTCAACCTCGGCCAGCTCGTCGCCAACTTCGCCACCAAGGGGCTCGGCATGGAGGACATGGTGGTGCTCTCCGGCGCCCACACCGTCGGCGACTCCCACTGCTCGTCCTTCGTCCCCGACCGCCTCGCCGTCCCCTCCGACATGGAGCCCCCGCTCGCCGCCATGCTGAGGACGCAGTGCCCGGCGAAGCCGAGCTCAGGCAACGACCCCACGGTGGTGCAGGACGTCGTGACGCCCAACAAGCTGGACAACCAGTACTACAAGAACGTGCTCGCGCACAGGGTGCTCTTCACCTCCGACGCGTCGCTcctggcgtcgccggcgacggcgaagatgGTGGTGGACAATGCCAACATCCCCGGGTGGTGGGAGGATAGGTTCACGAAGGCCATGGTGAAGATGGCCAGCATCGAGGTGAAGACCGGCGGCAATGGCGAGATCAGGAGGAACTGCCGGGCTGTCAATCACTAG